A part of Streptomyces sp. NBC_01235 genomic DNA contains:
- the hemG gene encoding protoporphyrinogen oxidase, producing MSATGTRTGQHVVVIGAGIAGLAAAHRLLERGARVTVLEASDRVGGKLLPGEIAGVRVDFGAESMLARRPEAVALAREVGLAGRLQPPATATASIWTRGALRPMPKGHVMGVPGTAAALSGVLSEEGLARIERDADLPRTEIGEDVAVGEYVAARLGREVVDRLIEPLLGGVYAGDAYRISMRSAVPQLFQAARTHTSLTQAVREIQAKAAANQQTGPVFMGIEGGVGMLPLAVAESVAARGAEIHTRVPVTGLRRESAGGWEVTAGERVLHADAVVVAVPAPAAAGLLAAESPEAAAELRTVEYASMALVTLAYRRTGTALPDGSGFLVPPVDGRTIKASTFASQKWGWIADEDPDTVVLRTSVGRHGETEILQRDDADLVDVSRRDLREATALEAIPLETRVTRWTDALPQYPVGHHARVARIREHVAKLPGLAVCGAQYDGVGIPACIASAYAAVDQIGGDLSAVRELTANPVQSLHGGAGE from the coding sequence ATGAGCGCAACGGGTACAAGGACGGGGCAGCACGTCGTCGTCATCGGAGCCGGAATCGCCGGGCTGGCCGCCGCCCACCGGCTCCTGGAACGCGGCGCGCGGGTGACGGTGCTGGAGGCGTCCGACCGGGTGGGCGGCAAGCTGCTGCCCGGCGAGATCGCCGGCGTGCGCGTGGACTTCGGCGCCGAGTCGATGCTGGCCCGTCGGCCCGAGGCGGTCGCCCTCGCGCGCGAGGTGGGCCTCGCCGGCCGCCTCCAGCCGCCGGCCACCGCCACCGCCTCGATCTGGACCCGTGGCGCCCTGCGCCCCATGCCCAAGGGCCACGTCATGGGCGTCCCCGGCACCGCGGCCGCCCTCTCCGGCGTGTTGTCCGAGGAGGGCCTCGCCCGTATCGAGCGCGACGCCGACCTGCCCCGCACGGAGATCGGGGAGGACGTGGCGGTCGGCGAGTACGTGGCCGCCCGCCTGGGCCGCGAGGTCGTCGACCGCCTGATCGAGCCGCTGCTGGGCGGGGTGTACGCCGGTGACGCCTACCGGATCTCGATGCGCTCGGCCGTCCCGCAGCTCTTCCAGGCGGCGCGGACGCACACGTCGTTGACGCAGGCCGTCCGCGAGATCCAGGCCAAGGCGGCGGCCAACCAGCAGACCGGGCCCGTGTTCATGGGCATCGAGGGCGGCGTCGGCATGCTGCCGCTCGCGGTGGCCGAGTCCGTCGCGGCGCGCGGCGCGGAGATCCACACGCGCGTGCCCGTGACCGGACTGCGCCGCGAGTCCGCGGGCGGCTGGGAGGTCACCGCGGGGGAGCGGGTGCTGCACGCCGACGCCGTGGTCGTCGCCGTCCCCGCACCGGCGGCCGCCGGACTGCTGGCCGCCGAGTCCCCGGAGGCCGCCGCCGAACTGCGCACGGTGGAGTACGCCTCCATGGCGCTGGTCACCCTCGCCTACCGGCGCACCGGGACCGCCCTGCCCGACGGCAGCGGTTTCCTCGTCCCCCCCGTCGACGGCCGCACCATCAAGGCGTCCACCTTCGCCTCCCAGAAGTGGGGCTGGATCGCCGACGAGGACCCGGACACGGTCGTGCTGCGCACCTCCGTGGGGCGGCACGGCGAGACGGAGATCCTCCAGAGGGACGACGCCGATCTCGTCGACGTCTCCCGGCGCGACCTGCGCGAGGCCACCGCCCTGGAGGCCATTCCCCTCGAGACCCGCGTCACCCGCTGGACGGACGCCCTGCCCCAGTACCCGGTCGGCCACCACGCGCGCGTGGCCCGCATCCGCGAGCACGTGGCCAAGCTTCCGGGCCTCGCGGTGTGCGGCGCGCAGTACGACGGCGTCGGCATCCCGGCCTGTATCGCGAGCGCGTACGCCGCGGTGGACCAGATCGGCGGCGACCTGAGCGCCGTCCGGGAACTCACGGCCAACCCGGTGCAGAGTCTGCACGGCGGAGCAGGAGAATAA
- the hemE gene encoding uroporphyrinogen decarboxylase, translated as MSANESPEGRQPTATYDSAFLKACRREPVPHTPVWFMRQAGRSLPEYRKVREGVGMLESCMRPELVTEITLQPVRRHDVDAAIYFSDIVVPLKAIGVDLDIKPGVGPVVEKPIRTRADLAQLRDLAPEDVSYVTEAIGLLTAELGGTPLIGFAGAPFTLASYLVEGGPSRTYENAKAMMYGDPELWADLLDRLAEITAAFLKVQIEAGASAVQLFDSWAGALAPADYRRSVLPASAKVFRAVEGYGVPRIHFGVGTGELLKLMGEAGADVVGVDWRVPLDEAVRRVGPGKALQGNLDPTVLFAGTEAVEAKTREVLDAAAGLEGHVFNLGHGVMPSTDPDALTRLVEYVHTQTAR; from the coding sequence GTGAGCGCGAACGAGAGCCCTGAGGGCCGGCAGCCGACAGCGACGTACGACAGTGCCTTCCTGAAGGCGTGCAGGCGTGAGCCCGTACCGCACACGCCGGTGTGGTTCATGCGGCAGGCCGGGCGCTCGCTTCCGGAGTACCGCAAGGTCCGCGAGGGCGTCGGGATGCTCGAGTCCTGCATGCGGCCCGAGCTGGTCACCGAGATCACCCTTCAGCCGGTGCGTCGGCACGACGTGGACGCGGCGATCTACTTCAGCGACATCGTCGTCCCGCTCAAGGCCATCGGCGTCGACCTCGACATCAAGCCCGGCGTCGGCCCGGTCGTCGAGAAGCCGATCCGCACCCGCGCCGACCTCGCCCAGCTGCGCGACCTCGCTCCCGAGGACGTCTCCTACGTCACCGAGGCCATCGGCCTGCTCACGGCCGAGCTCGGCGGCACCCCCCTCATCGGTTTCGCGGGCGCTCCCTTCACCCTCGCGAGCTACCTCGTCGAGGGCGGCCCGTCGCGCACGTACGAGAACGCCAAGGCGATGATGTACGGCGACCCCGAGCTCTGGGCCGACCTGCTGGACCGCCTCGCGGAGATCACGGCCGCCTTCCTGAAGGTGCAGATCGAGGCGGGCGCGAGCGCCGTCCAGCTCTTCGACTCCTGGGCCGGCGCGCTGGCCCCCGCGGACTACCGCCGCTCGGTGCTGCCCGCCTCCGCGAAGGTCTTCCGCGCGGTCGAGGGCTACGGCGTCCCGCGCATCCACTTCGGCGTGGGCACCGGCGAGCTGCTGAAGCTCATGGGCGAGGCCGGTGCGGACGTGGTCGGCGTCGACTGGCGCGTCCCGCTCGACGAGGCCGTCCGCCGGGTCGGCCCCGGCAAGGCGCTCCAGGGCAACCTCGACCCGACCGTCCTCTTCGCCGGCACCGAGGCCGTCGAGGCCAAGACCCGCGAGGTCCTCGACGCCGCCGCCGGCCTGGAGGGCCACGTCTTCAACCTCGGCCACGGCGTCATGCCGTCCACCGACCCGGATGCCCTGACCCGCCTGGTCGAGTACGTCCACACGCAGACGGCTCGATAG
- a CDS encoding helix-turn-helix transcriptional regulator, producing MSVLLEQPASLVAYRPNKPTAMVVVADPRVRSTVTRHLWALGVRDVIEASSIAEARPRIGNPRDICVADVHLPDGSGLTLLSETRAAGWPNGLALSAADDIGAVRNALAGGVKGYVVTGTRTNLGLPARPGVAPIGSAARLHRRPPGAPSHPGGYRELSGREVEVLRLVAEGQSNKAIGVSMGLSALTVKSHLARIARKLGTGDRAGMVAVALRTGIIH from the coding sequence GTGTCCGTTCTCCTCGAGCAGCCCGCAAGCCTGGTCGCCTACCGCCCGAACAAGCCCACCGCCATGGTGGTCGTGGCCGACCCGCGCGTCCGCTCCACCGTCACCCGTCACCTCTGGGCGCTCGGTGTGCGCGATGTCATCGAGGCCTCGTCCATCGCGGAGGCTCGTCCCCGCATCGGCAACCCCCGTGACATCTGCGTCGCCGACGTCCATCTGCCCGACGGCTCCGGCCTCACCCTTTTGTCGGAGACCCGCGCCGCGGGCTGGCCCAACGGGCTCGCCCTCTCCGCCGCCGACGACATCGGCGCCGTGCGCAACGCCCTCGCGGGCGGGGTCAAGGGCTACGTCGTCACCGGCACCCGCACCAACCTCGGGCTCCCCGCCCGACCCGGTGTTGCCCCCATCGGCTCCGCCGCCCGCCTGCACCGCCGCCCCCCGGGTGCCCCGAGTCACCCGGGCGGCTACCGCGAGCTCTCCGGCCGTGAGGTCGAGGTGCTGCGACTGGTCGCGGAGGGCCAGTCGAACAAGGCGATCGGCGTCTCGATGGGCCTGTCGGCGCTGACCGTCAAGAGCCACCTCGCCCGCATCGCCCGCAAGCTCGGCACGGGCGACCGCGCCGGGATGGTCGCGGTGGCCCTGCGGACCGGCATCATCCACTGA
- a CDS encoding DUF3000 domain-containing protein, with product MAAAQGRLSDGAGGMDDANEGDRDGSTSAPLPFRAAVDALRATRLRPQIEVEPTPAPKRLAPFAYALEATVVDGEQDLADGRLVLLHDPAGHDAWRGTFRLVTLVRAELEPEMAADPLLPDVCWSWLTGALQARGLTYGEPSGTVTRASSHYFGGLAERPAASQIEIRASWTPREGLGGVPDTGAHLASWCDLLAQVAGLPPAGPGDASVVTLPQRRGPQSR from the coding sequence ATGGCTGCGGCTCAGGGACGACTGTCGGACGGCGCTGGCGGGATGGATGACGCGAACGAGGGGGACCGGGATGGGAGTACATCGGCTCCGTTGCCCTTCCGGGCCGCCGTCGACGCACTGAGGGCGACGCGGCTGCGGCCGCAGATCGAGGTCGAGCCGACACCGGCCCCGAAGCGGCTCGCCCCGTTCGCGTACGCGCTGGAGGCGACGGTCGTGGACGGCGAGCAGGACCTGGCCGACGGACGGCTGGTGCTGCTGCACGACCCGGCCGGGCACGACGCCTGGCGCGGAACGTTCCGGCTGGTGACCCTGGTCCGGGCGGAACTGGAGCCGGAGATGGCCGCCGACCCGCTGCTGCCGGACGTCTGCTGGTCGTGGCTGACCGGCGCGCTCCAGGCGCGCGGGCTGACGTACGGCGAGCCGAGCGGGACCGTCACGCGCGCGAGTTCGCACTACTTCGGCGGGCTGGCGGAGCGCCCGGCGGCCTCACAGATCGAGATCCGGGCCTCGTGGACGCCGCGCGAGGGCCTGGGCGGAGTACCGGACACAGGGGCGCATCTGGCGTCCTGGTGCGATCTGCTGGCGCAGGTGGCGGGGCTGCCGCCGGCCGGCCCCGGGGACGCGTCGGTGGTGACACTGCCACAGCGCAGGGGGCCGCAGTCACGTTGA
- a CDS encoding ribonuclease D, protein MTDAQETAAASSLRTTGGAPPDDGGSTASGAPTPLLEPREGIPPVIADDASLAEVIAAFAAGSGPVAVDAERASGYRYGQRAYLVQLRREGAGSALIDPVACPDLSALGDALSDAEWVLHAATQDLPCLREIGMVPTRLFDTELAGRLAGFPRVGLGAMVEGVLGFVLEKGHSAVDWSTRPLPEPWLRYAALDVELLVDLRDALEKELDRQGKLEWARQEFDAIASAPPPEPRKDPWRRTSGMHKVRRRRQLGVVRELWETRDRIAQRRDVSPGKVLSDAAIVEASLALPVNVHALAALNGFGHRMGRRQLEQWQAAVDRAKALSESLLPQPGQQVAGPPPPRAWADKDPAAAARLSAARSAVSALAEELAMPQENLIAPDAVRRVCWEPPKPLDQETVTAALAAYGARPWQVEQVAPVLVAALSGQDA, encoded by the coding sequence GTGACCGACGCCCAAGAAACCGCAGCAGCCAGTTCACTGCGAACCACCGGAGGCGCCCCTCCGGACGACGGCGGATCTACTGCTTCCGGGGCGCCGACACCTCTGCTCGAACCACGCGAGGGCATCCCTCCCGTGATCGCCGACGACGCCTCCCTCGCCGAGGTGATCGCCGCCTTCGCCGCCGGCTCCGGCCCCGTCGCCGTCGACGCCGAGCGGGCCTCCGGCTATCGCTACGGACAGCGCGCCTATCTGGTGCAGCTGCGTCGCGAGGGCGCCGGCAGCGCGTTGATCGACCCCGTCGCCTGCCCCGATCTCTCCGCACTCGGCGACGCGCTCTCCGACGCCGAGTGGGTCCTGCACGCGGCCACCCAGGACCTGCCGTGTCTGCGCGAGATAGGCATGGTGCCGACGCGGCTGTTCGACACCGAGCTGGCCGGACGGCTCGCCGGGTTCCCGCGGGTCGGCCTCGGCGCGATGGTCGAGGGTGTGCTGGGCTTCGTCCTCGAGAAGGGCCACTCCGCGGTGGACTGGTCGACGAGGCCGCTGCCCGAGCCCTGGCTGCGGTACGCGGCCCTCGACGTCGAGCTCCTGGTCGACCTGCGCGACGCGCTGGAGAAGGAGCTGGACCGGCAGGGCAAGCTGGAGTGGGCCCGCCAGGAGTTCGACGCGATCGCGTCCGCCCCGCCGCCCGAGCCGCGCAAGGACCCCTGGCGTCGTACGTCCGGGATGCACAAGGTGCGCCGGCGGCGGCAGCTGGGTGTCGTGCGGGAGCTGTGGGAGACACGGGACCGGATCGCGCAGCGGCGGGACGTGTCGCCGGGCAAGGTGCTGTCGGACGCGGCCATCGTGGAGGCCTCGCTCGCTCTTCCGGTGAACGTGCACGCGCTGGCCGCGCTGAACGGGTTCGGGCACCGGATGGGACGACGGCAGCTTGAGCAGTGGCAGGCGGCGGTCGACCGGGCGAAGGCGTTGAGCGAGTCGCTGCTGCCGCAGCCGGGGCAGCAGGTGGCGGGGCCTCCGCCGCCGCGGGCCTGGGCCGACAAGGACCCGGCGGCCGCCGCGCGGCTCAGTGCGGCCAGGTCGGCCGTGTCGGCGTTGGCCGAGGAGTTGGCCATGCCCCAGGAGAACCTCATCGCTCCGGACGCGGTGCGGCGGGTCTGCTGGGAGCCGCCGAAGCCGCTGGACCAGGAAACGGTGACGGCAGCGCTTGCCGCGTACGGGGCGCGTCCTTGGCAGGTGGAGCAGGTCGCGCCTGTGCTTGTCGCCGCGCTGTCGGGTCAGGATGCCTAG
- a CDS encoding carbohydrate ABC transporter permease, with protein MTHAHTHTPTHGTEKAPFEATAPASKRAAPAPAPRRARTWRLLTPWLFLLAPLALLITFTYAPIANMVAYSFTDWDGVSPELHYTGAENYTEIFTREDLFQVFWVSGYYLAASVIQIVAALYFATILSFNIRFRNFFKGVLFFPSLVNGVAIGFVFLYFFQDRGTLDTVLGLFGYHTDHAWLGTPTSANVSLAGVSIWRYLGMNFVLFLGAIQSIPGELYEAAELDGAGRWHQFRYIILPGIKPVLTLTVILSVSGSLSAFEIPYIMTGGATGTETFVIQTVKLAFQFNKTGLASAAAVVLLLIILLVTWVQRRLVPDDRVDLV; from the coding sequence ATGACGCACGCGCACACGCACACCCCCACGCACGGTACGGAGAAGGCGCCCTTCGAGGCCACGGCTCCGGCCTCGAAGCGCGCCGCCCCCGCACCGGCCCCGCGCCGGGCGCGCACCTGGCGGCTGCTGACCCCCTGGCTGTTCCTGCTCGCCCCGCTCGCCCTGCTGATCACCTTCACCTACGCGCCGATCGCCAACATGGTCGCCTACAGCTTCACCGACTGGGACGGCGTGAGCCCCGAACTGCACTACACGGGCGCCGAGAACTACACGGAGATCTTCACCAGAGAGGACCTCTTCCAGGTCTTCTGGGTGAGCGGTTACTACCTGGCCGCCTCCGTGATCCAGATCGTCGCCGCGCTCTACTTCGCGACGATCCTGAGTTTCAACATCCGTTTCCGGAACTTCTTCAAGGGCGTGCTCTTCTTCCCGTCCCTGGTCAACGGCGTCGCAATCGGTTTCGTCTTCCTCTACTTCTTCCAGGACCGAGGCACCCTCGACACGGTCCTCGGCCTTTTCGGCTACCACACCGACCACGCTTGGCTGGGCACACCGACCTCGGCCAACGTCTCCCTCGCCGGCGTCTCGATCTGGCGCTACCTCGGCATGAACTTCGTCCTGTTCCTCGGTGCGATCCAGTCCATCCCGGGGGAGCTGTACGAGGCGGCCGAACTGGACGGCGCCGGCCGCTGGCACCAGTTCCGCTACATCATCCTGCCCGGCATCAAGCCGGTACTGACCCTGACGGTGATCCTGTCCGTCTCCGGCTCCCTCTCGGCCTTCGAGATCCCGTACATCATGACCGGCGGGGCGACCGGCACCGAGACCTTCGTGATCCAGACCGTGAAGCTGGCCTTCCAGTTCAACAAGACGGGGCTCGCCTCGGCGGCGGCCGTCGTGCTGCTGCTGATCATCCTGCTGGTGACCTGGGTGCAGCGACGTCTCGTCCCCGACGACAGGGTGGACCTCGTATGA
- a CDS encoding FAD-dependent oxidoreductase — translation MSIERLVVIGGDAAGMSAASQARRRKGPGELEIVAFERGHFTSFSACGIPYWVGGDVTGRDDLIARTPEEHRARGIDLRLRTEVTEIDVAGRRVRARDVDSGAPSWTSYDKLVIATGARPIRPDMPGVDAPGVHGVQTLDDGQALLDTLARARGKRAVVVGAGYIGVEMAEALINRGYEVTVVNRGSEPMSTLDPDMGRLVHRAMEGMGITMVNDAEVTEVRTAEDGHVRAVVTKDAEYPADVVVLGIGVRPETALAKAAGLPLGTHGGLLTDLAMRVRGPRADGTIWAGGDCVEVFDLVSGQERHIALGTHANKHGQVIGTNVGGGYATFPGVVGTAVSKVCDLEIARTGLREKDARRVGLQFETVTIESTSRAGYYPGASPMTVKMLAERRTGRLLGVQIVGREGAGKRVDIAAVALTAGMTVEQMTTLDLGYAPPFSPVWDPVLVAARKAVAKVRHR, via the coding sequence ATGAGCATCGAGCGACTGGTCGTGATCGGCGGCGACGCCGCGGGCATGTCCGCGGCGTCCCAGGCCCGCCGTCGGAAGGGGCCCGGAGAACTGGAGATCGTCGCCTTCGAACGCGGCCACTTCACGTCCTTCTCGGCGTGCGGGATCCCCTACTGGGTGGGCGGTGACGTCACCGGGCGGGACGACCTGATCGCCCGCACGCCCGAGGAGCACCGCGCGCGCGGGATCGACCTGCGGCTGCGCACCGAGGTCACCGAGATCGACGTGGCCGGACGGCGGGTACGCGCGCGTGACGTGGATTCCGGGGCGCCGTCCTGGACGTCGTACGACAAGCTCGTCATCGCGACCGGGGCGCGCCCGATCCGGCCGGACATGCCGGGGGTGGACGCCCCGGGCGTGCACGGGGTGCAGACGCTGGACGACGGGCAGGCGCTGCTGGACACGCTGGCACGCGCGCGCGGGAAGCGGGCCGTGGTCGTCGGGGCCGGCTACATCGGCGTGGAGATGGCCGAGGCGCTCATCAACCGCGGCTACGAGGTGACGGTCGTCAACCGGGGCAGCGAGCCGATGTCGACCCTCGACCCGGACATGGGTCGGCTGGTGCACAGGGCCATGGAGGGCATGGGCATCACCATGGTGAACGACGCCGAGGTCACCGAAGTGCGCACGGCCGAGGACGGCCATGTGCGGGCTGTGGTGACCAAGGACGCCGAGTACCCGGCGGACGTGGTGGTGCTGGGCATCGGGGTCCGCCCGGAGACCGCGCTGGCGAAGGCCGCGGGTCTGCCCCTGGGCACGCACGGGGGGCTGCTCACGGACCTCGCGATGCGGGTGCGCGGGCCCCGCGCCGACGGGACGATCTGGGCCGGGGGTGACTGCGTCGAGGTCTTCGACCTGGTCTCCGGCCAGGAACGCCACATCGCGCTCGGCACCCATGCCAACAAGCACGGCCAGGTCATCGGAACCAACGTCGGAGGCGGTTATGCCACGTTTCCCGGCGTGGTCGGCACGGCCGTCAGCAAGGTCTGCGACCTGGAGATCGCCCGCACGGGCCTGCGGGAGAAGGACGCGCGCCGGGTCGGCCTCCAGTTCGAAACGGTCACCATCGAGTCCACCAGCCGCGCCGGCTACTACCCGGGCGCCTCCCCCATGACGGTCAAGATGCTCGCCGAGCGACGGACGGGCCGTCTGCTGGGCGTGCAGATCGTCGGGAGGGAGGGCGCGGGAAAGCGCGTCGACATCGCGGCGGTGGCCCTGACGGCCGGGATGACGGTGGAACAGATGACAACCCTGGACCTGGGGTACGCGCCACCGTTCTCACCGGTGTGGGATCCCGTACTGGTAGCGGCGAGAAAAGCGGTGGCGAAGGTACGACATCGCTAG
- a CDS encoding rhomboid family intramembrane serine protease yields the protein MVIPVHDVNPVRRTPVVTYALIAANVFVFWFMPGLSGSVAGDSSLAQTCHLHAFLEHYAAVPSELIHHQLPQLVPTGETRGAACQLGPPDYDKSPALSVLTAMFLHGGWLHLLGNMLFLLIFGNNIEDRMGHVRFALFYVACGYAASYGFAVINADSTDPLIGASGAIAGVLGAYLVLYPKARVWVLVPFLVFLPLRLPAWLVLGFWFVLQAVYSSGEGVSDAGAVAYAAHVVGFLAGMLLAWPLKPGTPPPPEPRGLLFGRRARPRHTW from the coding sequence GTGGTCATCCCCGTCCATGACGTGAACCCTGTGCGCCGCACCCCCGTGGTGACATACGCGCTGATCGCAGCGAACGTCTTCGTCTTCTGGTTCATGCCCGGCCTGTCCGGCTCCGTGGCGGGCGACAGCAGCCTGGCGCAGACGTGCCATCTGCATGCCTTCCTGGAGCACTACGCTGCCGTACCGAGCGAGTTGATCCACCATCAGCTGCCGCAGCTCGTCCCCACCGGCGAGACACGCGGCGCGGCCTGTCAGCTGGGCCCGCCGGATTACGACAAGTCGCCGGCGCTGAGCGTCCTCACCGCGATGTTCCTGCACGGCGGCTGGCTGCACCTGCTGGGCAACATGCTGTTTCTGCTGATCTTCGGAAACAACATCGAGGACCGCATGGGGCACGTCCGCTTCGCGCTCTTCTACGTCGCCTGCGGCTACGCGGCGTCGTACGGTTTCGCTGTCATCAACGCCGACTCGACCGACCCGCTGATCGGCGCGTCGGGGGCGATCGCGGGAGTGCTCGGCGCCTATCTGGTGCTGTATCCGAAGGCCAGGGTGTGGGTGCTCGTCCCGTTCCTGGTGTTTCTGCCACTGCGCCTGCCGGCCTGGCTGGTGCTGGGCTTCTGGTTCGTTCTGCAGGCGGTGTACTCATCGGGCGAGGGAGTCTCCGACGCGGGCGCCGTGGCGTACGCGGCGCATGTCGTAGGTTTCCTCGCGGGCATGCTGCTGGCCTGGCCGCTCAAGCCGGGGACACCCCCGCCGCCGGAGCCGCGCGGCCTGCTGTTCGGCAGGCGGGCCCGGCCCCGGCACACGTGGTGA
- a CDS encoding DUF4349 domain-containing protein has translation MRTRRSVRRPARSSVRRSARPAHALAGLLLATALALTGCGGADDAGAGSTADGAAAKEAGSGDAGAAQDAKEGAGASGSKATTAPKLTANRIIRTATLTVQVKDVPKALDEARATTENAGGYVGDETTVRDEDGAERTKVVLRVPVEKYDDVLAALQGAGKLLERTAKAQDVTDQVVDVDSRIASQRASVARVRELMDRATQLSDVVTLEGELSSREADLEALLAQQASLKDRTSLATVTLTLSQKPVALAAEDDDPGFVDALAGGWDAFVTMLRWIAVAFGAVLPFLAVAVLLVLAWLRLVRPRAARVSAVGTSGAGTGEPAAGEPEQD, from the coding sequence ATGCGCACACGACGATCCGTACGACGCCCGGCACGAAGCTCTGTACGACGTTCCGCCCGACCCGCCCACGCCCTGGCCGGGCTCCTGCTGGCCACGGCCCTCGCGCTCACCGGATGCGGTGGCGCCGACGACGCGGGCGCGGGCAGCACGGCCGACGGGGCCGCCGCCAAAGAGGCCGGCTCCGGGGACGCGGGTGCCGCCCAGGACGCCAAGGAGGGCGCGGGCGCGAGCGGCTCGAAGGCCACCACCGCACCGAAGCTCACCGCCAACCGCATCATCCGCACCGCCACCCTGACCGTGCAGGTCAAGGACGTGCCGAAGGCCCTCGACGAAGCCCGCGCGACCACCGAGAACGCGGGCGGCTACGTCGGTGACGAGACGACCGTCCGGGACGAGGACGGCGCCGAGCGGACCAAGGTCGTGCTGCGGGTGCCCGTCGAGAAGTACGACGACGTCCTCGCCGCCCTCCAGGGGGCGGGCAAGCTCCTGGAGCGCACGGCCAAGGCCCAGGACGTCACCGACCAGGTCGTCGACGTCGACAGCCGCATCGCCTCGCAGCGCGCCAGCGTCGCCCGGGTCCGCGAGCTGATGGACCGGGCCACCCAGCTGAGCGACGTGGTCACCCTGGAGGGCGAGTTGAGCAGCCGGGAGGCCGACCTGGAGGCGCTGCTCGCCCAGCAGGCGTCCCTGAAGGACCGCACGAGCCTGGCGACCGTCACCCTGACCCTCTCTCAGAAGCCGGTCGCCCTGGCCGCCGAGGACGACGACCCGGGGTTCGTGGACGCGCTGGCGGGCGGCTGGGACGCCTTCGTGACGATGCTGCGCTGGATCGCCGTGGCGTTCGGCGCGGTCCTGCCGTTCCTCGCGGTGGCCGTCCTGCTCGTGCTGGCGTGGCTGCGGCTGGTGCGGCCGCGGGCGGCACGGGTGAGCGCGGTCGGGACCAGCGGGGCGGGAACGGGCGAGCCGGCTGCGGGCGAGCCTGAGCAGGACTGA
- a CDS encoding carbohydrate ABC transporter permease: MTRRAVARTLVYLSLIAATLIVLLPLGVVLLTSLKTENETANGGGALTLPHDPLNFHNYVTAFQDGGMLTAFGNTAFILVVSVGGTVLIGSMTAYAIDRFTFRFRKLVIALFLVAALVPGVTTQVATFQIVHSLGMFDTRWAPIALYMGTDIVSIYIFLQFVRSIPISLDEAARLDGANAFTIYRKIIFPLLKPAIATVVIVKGIAVYNDFYIPFLYMPSQDLGVISTSLFRFKGPYAAHWETISAGAVLVILPTLIVFLALQKYIYNGFMRGATR; encoded by the coding sequence ATGACACGCCGAGCCGTTGCCCGCACCCTCGTGTACCTGTCGCTGATCGCCGCGACGCTGATCGTCCTGCTCCCGCTGGGCGTCGTACTCCTGACGTCCCTGAAGACCGAGAACGAGACGGCGAACGGCGGCGGGGCGCTCACGCTCCCGCACGACCCGCTGAACTTCCACAACTACGTGACCGCGTTCCAGGACGGCGGGATGCTCACGGCGTTCGGAAACACCGCCTTCATCCTTGTCGTCTCCGTCGGTGGAACGGTCCTGATCGGTTCGATGACGGCGTACGCGATCGACCGGTTCACCTTCCGTTTCCGGAAACTGGTGATCGCCCTTTTTCTGGTCGCCGCGCTGGTTCCCGGGGTGACCACCCAGGTGGCCACCTTCCAGATCGTCCACAGCCTCGGAATGTTCGACACCCGCTGGGCCCCGATCGCCCTCTACATGGGCACGGACATCGTCTCGATCTACATCTTCCTGCAGTTCGTGCGCTCGATCCCGATCTCCCTGGACGAGGCCGCCCGCCTCGACGGCGCCAACGCCTTCACGATCTACCGAAAGATCATCTTTCCGTTGCTGAAACCCGCGATCGCGACGGTCGTGATCGTGAAGGGGATAGCCGTCTACAACGACTTCTACATCCCCTTCCTCTACATGCCCTCACAAGATCTTGGCGTGATCTCGACGTCTCTGTTCCGCTTCAAGGGCCCCTACGCCGCCCACTGGGAAACGATCTCGGCAGGAGCGGTCCTGGTCATCCTGCCGACACTGATCGTCTTCCTGGCCCTCCAGAAATACATCTACAACGGTTTCATGAGGGGAGCGACGAGGTAG